A window from Lytechinus pictus isolate F3 Inbred chromosome 9, Lp3.0, whole genome shotgun sequence encodes these proteins:
- the LOC129268882 gene encoding CD151 antigen-like: MTDHAATEVKPSTKSSTTASSPGYLEAEEIRLIWCSHIFNAILFCACLGAVCISLWVWIELSTYESRDGIIALIGPLYYVANFTPLAEGGAVFFIIAVGAIGLCFKSRCTLVWYFGMLFLLCMLSVVIAIISFALYFELSDTLKTSMADKIESYYSTSGMEDITQYIDVIQKEFHCCGSMAYTDWNSSTWKQDNSGWIPSTCCVRTNATSSSSSSSISSRIINATACTNSSGEAGIFPNMYMYSRGCHTLIKDPVETPILILGGVSAALFLIQLISLIFLINLLRRMGPRSPAQMKFSDRDTARETLDKLDYWLDREAEEIKRQSAKRKKKSPKS, from the exons ATGACCGATCACGCTGCTACCGAGGTGAAGCCCTCGACGAAGAGTTCGACCACGGCCTCGTCTCCTGGATATCTCGAAGCAGAAGAGATTCGACTCATATGGTGCTCCCATATATTTAACGCAATCCTATTC TGTGCGTGCCTCGGAGCTGTTTGTATCTCACTTTGGGTATGGATTGAACTTTCAACTTACGAGTCACGTGATGGAATCATCGCTCTGATTGGTCCACTCTATTACGTAGCGAACTTTACCCCACTTGCCGAGGGTGGCGCTGTATTCTTCATCATAGCCGTAGGTGCCATAGGACTCTGTTTTAAATCCCGGTGTACTCTCGTATGG TATTTTGGAATGCTCTTTCTCTTATGCATGCTTTCAGTGGTCATTGCAATAATCTCATTTGCCTTATATTTCGAG TTGAGCGACACTCTGAAAACTTCGATGGCTGATAAAATAGAATCTTACTACTCGACATCGGGCATGGAAGATATCACACAATACATCGACGTTATTCAAAAAGAG TTCCATTGTTGTGGATCAATGGCATACACCGACTGGAATTCATCGACCTGGAAACAAGACAACTCGGGCTGGATACCGTCCACGTGCTGTGTTAGAACGAATGCGacgtcgtcatcgtcatcatcgtcgatCTCGTCAAGGATCATCAACGCAACTGCGTGTACAAACAGCAGTGGAGAAGCCGGCATCTTTCcgaatatgtacatgtactcaagA ggGTGTCATACGTTAATCAAGGATCCAGTAGAAACACCCATTCTTATATTGGGTGGCGTAAGTGCAGCTCTCTTTCTTATACAA CTCATCAGTCTCATCTTCCTCATCAACCTTCTGCGGAGGATGGGGCCGAGATCGCCGGCGCAGATGAAGTTTAGCGATCGGGACACAGCCCGCGAGACTCTGGACAAACTTGACTACTGGCTCGACCGGGAAGCCGAAGAGATCAAGCGGCAGAGTGccaaaaggaagaaaaagagtcCAAAATCCTGA